The genomic window AAAACGACCACCAATACGACACGAAAAACTGGCCCGATAATGCAAACACCAGCACGACCCAAGGTACATGCATGTGAACAAAACATTTTTGCACGAAACATACATGTTTGATCAAGTGGTGAACAACTTAGTTGTAAAATCATATAGATGTGAATtatcaaatccaaaagaaaaaatatatgaaaataaCGATAtttaaaataaaagtaaaaagcaaaaacaaaaaaatacgcgtggcacttttattttttcttcatttttcacCTCTTGGGGTAAGATAACaaataaggaaaaaaataaaatagaaaaaaatgcAACTACACATACGTGCAAAATCGGCCACATCCTCAAAACGatgtgaaaagaaaaaaaaattgacgTTCAATGAAGTCCCATGGGCCGATACATGGAACAAGCTAGTACAGGTGCAGTCCGCGCAAGAACAACAACGAGAAAAAAACGCACTGTACTAAGAGAAGAGAACAAATCTTAAAGGGCTTTCATCCTATGATGATAGAGTTAAATATGAGGTAATTATTTCACATCTAGCAAAAGATAATAACAAGCGACGTAGCCTGCCTCTTCCACTTCTACAACGCAAACCAGACAAAAAGTGGTCACAAGAGCCCAAGCAAAAACAAAAGTCCAGCAAAAAAAACAGACATGCACCACGAACGGGTCAACAAAAAGTGGACAGAATAGAACAAGAGACACATAATTACATTAGCCGATGATGCGAGATCAAGAATTTGCGCGAAAATTACACCAATATGATCCCAACAGAAAACAACTTAGCAAGAGGCCCTTAACAAAAGCGTTGATTATTCTCCAAGTTCTTATTAGTACAACGGTCATGCAACCAATGAAccaacaaagaaaaaaaaaagccCAAAGAGTCACATCACATGCAGCAGACATGGGCTATCTTCTCAAAAGAAAAACAGCAGACATGGGCTAAGGCCCTCACGCATGACACGAACAGGCAACAGGAACACAACGTGCAATCGACAAACACGACAAGCGCGGATAGCAGGCAACGACAAGAGATCAAGATGTTTACATGATTTTTTCAGCAATTAGATCGTGTGGTGGAAAACTTAGATGTGAGATACTATTTCATATCTAGATGTGAGatactatttcacatctagatgtgaaatagcaaacctGATCCCCAAAAAGGCAATGTGCATATGATCATCGTTAACACAAGTAGGTCAGTACGGCAACCACAAACAGACCATCATTCTCATCTTTAAGACAAAATTGTCAATTTCCTGGTCCACGCTGTTAGCATCTCTCTTAATCTTTGGCATATGAAAAATCAGTAGGAGATGCATGACTGCATACACCTCTTTCTTCAAATTACCCGTCTAGGGAATCATGAGACAAAAACTTATGCACAAACAAACAGTCTTAAGAATAATCGGGTTATGCAAGGTGATAAAATATGGAGTTCCGCTAGGCCTCTTCCCAGGGGCAGACCTACATGGGCTGACCCTGATGCACACAACTCAAATTAGGCTAGCATTATCACTGCATGGAACAGAGTTACCCAAAAAAAACTACATGgtacagagcaaaacaaaagcacaACATCTGGTTTGATGATAACTGAGAGAGGCTCAGATTATGTAATGATCCAGTTCCTGTTTTTCTTTAACCAATAAGTAATAAAACATGTACATTGAAATACAAAAATCATCCAGTTTCTGTGGTGGCTCAAGTGTGGCTGATATTAAGATTTTGATATGACAAACAATGGTGGGACAAAAGCATGGGCAATAAAATAACCCAAATGTTGAGACATACTGTAGTAGTTGAAGGTTCTCTCttagttaaaaaaattattacaaCATGACAAAGATATGGCTGTATAACTAGGGGAGCATAACCTGAAGTTTATTTTACCCCAACAAAAGCATTTCTGAATAAATATTTGGTACCCTGCAGTCTCAAACGTCAGAGATAAAGTCTGGAAAACCTCAACTTGGTTCTTGAAGGTGTTCACAATGTCCCCATCTCTTCCTTCAGACAACCATGTTAGATGCCACCTCAATCAAATATATATTAGACAAAGAAACTAACTAGGGATGACCAATATTTTCGGGTTGCAACGATGACCATTAACAACAGGTTAATGATGAACTCAGAACGCACAACCTCCATCATGCATGGGATTCTTGAACATCATGCGGACTGAAACAAACAAACACCAGAGATACCAAGAAAACACTACAACGCAGTCTATCACGCATCTAACGACCAGTAAAACAGTAGCTAAGCATAGATTGCACTTGAAAGCAAAATTGAGAGCAAAAAATGATACTGTAGAAAATTTGTAGGCACAGCTGAACCTGAAACCACCAGGGCAAATCAAGGCAGTTCTCAAGGTATCTTAATTTTGCAATGGCCAACAGTCACAACTCATATCCAGGCAACTGTTAAGAACTCACCAGTCCTTTCCATACTCCAGAGTGGCAACAAAGCATTTAGTTTCAAAATCACATGAATGAACTGAGCACATGTTATAATTTCCTTTCTTTTGATAGGCACTTGACCATATTGACTGCATATAGGTGATACGGATTTCCAAGACCATGAAAGCAGATATCCAGACACCAACAAGGGGAGAAGCTAATTTTTTGTCATAAAACATTCGGGTAACACAACATCTAGCATGTCATACTCAGAAGTTCTGCAACTGATATCATAAAACATGCCTGCAACACATGGACCAATAAGTAACATGACTACTTGTTTTTCCCGGTCTTCTTCTTACCCCCAGTAGTCGCTGGTGCGCTGCTGATCTGAGGGCGGGGGTGGCGATCAGCCTCGGCGGCGTCGAGCCACTTGAGCGGGTGCCGGTTGAAGAAGGGCCAGTTGGGGACGGTGACGAGGGCCGTGAGGACAACCCCGCCGGCGTAGACGAGCAGCATGAGCTGGAAGTCGGCCATCGCGTACCCGACCAGGAACGCCGCCACCGCTGACGCCACCAGCAGCACCTGCATCAGCATCTCCGCGCTCTTCTGCCCCTGCCAATCCATCTACGCACCAAGAAAAGAGAGGACCGGGTCAGGTAGTTCGATTGGTCCAAGAAAAGGGACGGATCGTGGATGGATCTGGCGCGCTGGGACGTGGTTTCCGTGGATCCATATCGACATAAGAGGAATTCTTGGAAGGATTATAGGGGCGAGAAGAGGAGGACGAGAAGGATGGGTGCGGGGTATTACCTTGCTTGCCGCCTTGCCGGCCGTGCCGCggcgctggagtcgccggaggggaAGAGGACCGTGAGAGATGGCGAGAATAGGGAGATCTGTCGTGGGTTCGCAGCGCCGGCCTGCCTATCGGAAATAGGTGCGTCTAGGTGCAGAGGGGATGAATTCGGCTGGGAAAATCCTACTTGCGGCTCGATGCGTCAAATAGTTGTCCAAACGCACAGGCGTGGGGCAGTTGGGCCAGGCCCATTACCGGTTTCGCTGGCGTTTTTCTTTGGGGGCTGCTACAAATCAGCCGGTTGATTTGTTTCAAAATCAAGCCGCCTGGAAAGCCGTTCGATCAACACATGACTGGTCGTTCGATCAATGCAAAACGCAGCGTcttcctcccctccccctcccttgcCGTCACGTCCACCACTCTAGCACAAGCAGCAACACAACTCCGCCATGACCAACGATGGGTGTTATGAACCACGCTACTGCAGCACTGATGTCTTCACTGTGACACGGGCGCCGGCGCTGGCGACCTCATCA from Triticum aestivum cultivar Chinese Spring chromosome 3B, IWGSC CS RefSeq v2.1, whole genome shotgun sequence includes these protein-coding regions:
- the LOC123071337 gene encoding probable signal peptidase complex subunit 1, coding for MDWQGQKSAEMLMQVLLVASAVAAFLVGYAMADFQLMLLVYAGGVVLTALVTVPNWPFFNRHPLKWLDAAEADRHPRPQISSAPATTGGKKKTGKNK